The Carettochelys insculpta isolate YL-2023 chromosome 18, ASM3395843v1, whole genome shotgun sequence genome window below encodes:
- the VSIG10 gene encoding V-set and immunoglobulin domain-containing protein 10 produces the protein MRVPGWSPAALLLAACLWRLPPGRGAAGTEEEIVGEAGKSVVLVCRNASKQADEVDWYHGDPDAVPPLFSSNATLPEDARFSLVDNSSLQIAALRLQDRGNYTCKEVLNQTVREHRVQLLVASGPSSVTVSISPSTALPNGTVYVDRRRAVAFNCTASGSHPEPTIGWTFQQPSSAPETFTEVNGSSTFFTLQNLSLDLQGNYSCTARNPLSGSSQTSTTELLVYHPPPSVPRCWAETTQVGQMLQLFCSWPGGYPHPILQWTEEGRDLENSSWTLNATGAGDTHVETLTSSRLFPGVAFKCVGSHILEQAKAKLTCTVQIKAPSLATEPLKTCSVGGTVTLTCQVTESNPLARVSWLQNISQPEEEIQSGGRYLVTQEGSISHLTIQNCSHGADEGYYVCKAENPVGLREAYVFLTVRKPVNIVGVVGAVVGLLLLGMLVISGIVLYYNPLLCPNGRMFRNQDLDDVLVLVDSEGEEEEMEVEVEGEEEEAFGNSSVHRVTALVNGSSLQAGSGQHATESDSSELRSEPSAEDGEREEMPTMQRQILPFLAEMDGNVGGS, from the exons AGAGCGTTGTCCTTGTGTGCCGAAATGCATCCAAGCAGGCGGACGAGGTGGACTGGTACCACGGCGACCCTGATGCTGTGCCTCCACTCTTCTCCTCGAACGCCACGCTGCCCGAAGACGCCCGCTTCTCCCTGGTGGACAACAGCTCTCTGCAGATTGCAGCTCTGCGCCTGCAGGACAGGGGCAACTACACCTGCAAGGAAGTGCTGAACCAGACGGTCCGAGAGCACAGAGTCCAGCTGCTGGTAGCCA gtggccccagcagcgtgaCCGTCAGCATCTCCCCCTCCACGGCACTGCCCAACGGCACGGTGTACGTAGACAGACGCCGTGCTGTGGCGTTCAACTGCACTGCCAGCGGCTCCCATCCCGAGCCAACCATCGGGTGGACGTTCCAGCAGCCCAGTTCAGCCCCGGAAACATTTACTGAGGTCAATGGCTCCTCCACCTTCTTCACCCTGCAGAATCTCTCCTTGGACTTACAAGGGAACTACTCGTGCACAGCTAGGAACCCTCTCAGCGGCAGCAGTCAGACCTCGACCACAGAGCTCCTGGTCTACC ATCCGCCGCCCTCAGTCCCAAGGTGCTGGGCTGAAACGACCCAAGTGGGGCAGATGCTGCAGTTGTTCTGTAGCTGGCCCGGGGGATACCCGCACCCCATCCTCCAGTGGACAGAAGAGGGGCGAGACCTGGAGAATTCAAGCTGGACCCTTAATGCCACTGGCGCTGGGGACACTCACGTGGAGACACTGACCAGCTCCCGCCTCTTCCCTGGAGTGGCATTCAAGTGTGTCGGGAGCCACATCCTAGAGCAGGCGAAAGCCAAGCTGACCTGCACTGTGCAGATAA AAGCCCCTTCGCTGGCGACAGAGCCACTGAAGACCTGCTCTGTGGGTGGCACTGTGACCCTCACCTGCCAGGTGACGGAGAGCAACCCCCTGGCGAGAGTCAGCTGGCTTCAGAACATCTCCCAGCCAGAGGAAGAGATCCAGTCGGGTGGGAGGTACCTGGTCACGCAAGAGGGCAGCATCTCCCACCTCACCATACAGAACTGCTCCCACGGCGCGGACGAAGGCTACTACGTCTGCAAAGCGGAGAACCCCGTGGGGCTGCGGGAAGCTTACGTTTTCCTGACCGTGAGGA AGCCGGTGAATATAGTCGGCGTGGTGGGAGCCGTCgtgggcctgctgctgctgggaatgCTGGTCATCTCAGGGATCGTTTTGTACTACaaccccctcctgtgccccaacg GCCGCATGTTCAG GAATCAAGACTTGGATGATGTCCTTGTGCTGGTGGATtcggagggagaagaggaggagatggaggtggaagtggagggggaggaggaagaggcattTGGCAACAGCAGCGTGCATCGGGTGACGGCCCTGGTGAAtgggagcagcctgcaggctggttCTGGCCAGCATGCTACTGAGA GTGACAGCAGTGAGCTACGGAGCGAGCCCTCGGCAGAGGACGGGGAGAGAGAAGAGATGCCAACGATGCAGAGGCAAATTCTCCCTTTTCTTGCCGAAATGGATGGAAACGTGGGTGGAAGTTGA